tgttaatgacatgtcatatattgagactacactatgtcagcccaatatcgagcgagagcacggccgtatgcgctcattaagtcctcccgcgagcaagtttcagggtgCAGTGGACATGCTATTAAGCAAACCTTGGCGCGTTCGGTCcctggatgggtgaccatcttgtcatggcGAGTTCGTCCGTtcttcggaaggcacgttataTTGGCGAGTCGCAACTGTCCTTGTCCGCTGGacccagaaagtttgacaacctcTAACTAAACATTCTTAAATCCCAATGGTATCAGGTGGACGACGTCTGATAAGCAGTCACTCTATGAAAAACGCTGATCCATACCcacgggttagactggaaactgacctcaatatagttgggaaaaggcgaggcagatgatttaaaaaatcttgctACGCAACCTTCATTGAAATCCgtcttgttttgtttgtttaattcaacattattttcaacAGATACGTGCATTATGAAGTGGACAATTCAGACCCGAATGTGAGCGCCCCCAAACCTGCCGAGACTGCGCCCAAGGCACATAATggtaactaattattattactcctaactatctataaataaaacaagtatgagggcgcgggttcgcggttccaggtcaggcaagtaccaatgcgacttttctaagtttgtatgtactttccaagtatatcttagacaccaatgactgtgtttcggatggcacgttaaactgtaggtcccggctgtcattgaacatccttgacagtcgttacgggtagtcagaagccattaagtctgacaccagtctaaccaaaggggtatcgggttgcccgggtaactgggttgaggaggtcagatgggcattcgcttcttgtaaagcactggtactcagctgaatccggttagactggaagccgaccccaacatagttgggaaaaggctcggatgatgatgacctataaataaaacagaactTGTTAGTGAAAAATACGAATGTACGATAATgtatagtgagtgcacttgtgtctgcgcaaatgctcgtgtactataatatgtcctgcgcagttggctgatctccttacataagaacagccgccgtaaccgataatcggctaggaggacgaTCATGTACAAgttttaactaatatttttgacgtgacaacgtcttataaatcgatggagctaaggctaaggcttgaagtgcaagcgagagcacgtaacgagcgacaaagaggcacaatcggccTCCGCGTTCGGCAgcgttgtcacgttcaactatcgtcagtaaaccgAATTTACTGACCgccgtttttttaaataggcCATAACACTATGTTCTTGCTGGTTTTAAAGTTATCTGCCAAATAATGAAGCTAAGCGCTCTTCAAGAGCTTTCATGCCAAAAATTTTGTACATgaaaaaattactatttataattGTTTTCAGGGACCACAGTAGCGACAAAGCCAGATGGCGTGTTAACGCTCACACCGCCACAATGGATACAGTGCGACCTCAGATATCTTGATATGACGTTCTTAGGttagtaatatatgtatatgtataactagcttccgctcgcggcatCGCCCGCGTAGTGAGTTTATTAAAAGTATTCTATGTATTAATCTAGGGTATCACCTAtgtacataccaaatttcaaccaaatcggtccagccgtttttgcaaagaataacaaacatacctatTCACAAAATTTCACACTTATAACATTAGTAGGACCtaggatattagtaggattttctGATTCATTTGTATCTTGATACTAGCACCTATTGCCTTTGTGTATATTTAAAAGACCCAAAATAACAGTTTTGTGAGTTTCGAAGAATTCATTTCGCTACTATATCATTACTTTTTAGGATTCCCTATCACTATGACATAAACCATGATGGCTAGacagttgacattttcacagattatgtatttctgttgcaaCGTAGCAAATTCtgtaaactagaataaaataaatatttcagtagacTCCCATACAGAAAACGTGATATCTTGATCCTTCATGAGAGAGGTTGACTCGCACTTTTCCGCATTTTAGTTTACATACCAACATACTatgtgaaattttaaaatttcacttCTTTTTCTATCgtcacaggcctcctctcacacagagaaggtacagtaaactgcacatcagtggtaactgtcatgcaccttaactcaatagtaataagtacgattttcctataaaactattaccactgacctgaagttgactgtacaagtcaaaaagtaaaaaatgtttcttGTCGTCAGGTAAGTTCGCAGTAATAATGGCGGACCCACCGTGGGATATTCACATGGAGCTACCATACGGTACCATGTCTGACGACGAGATGAGATGTCTGGGAGTGCCACAGCTGCAAGACAGTGGCCTTATATTCCTCTGGGTGACGGGCAGGtaaattgcaaaaaatgttACCAGCATCAAACATACCTAAgtcaatttttaaattgttctgtTAAACTATATGATGCCTGCCTGCAATTGCGCAACTGGccgtaattatatttaatactaacttttgcccgcgacttcgttcgcgtggaatagtgacttccggcagatttttggtttgaccaatagccATCTATATGCCCggaataaatgttttctttttttgtattaataactatcctatgtcctttctcaagttccaaactatgtctgtagcaaatttaaaaaaaatcggttcagtatagGCGTGAAAAAAAGGCAGACAGACAttcagagttactttcacatttatgataATTAGTTAGGATATACGTGACAACGtctatataaagaaaaaaataatacgtaCTAACTAATGTACCTGAACTTAAAGAATATTGTGATAAAGAACTGAATATTAATTCCATAGAGCGATGGAGTTAGGCCGGGAATGCCTCAAGTTGTGGGGGTACGAGCGCGTGGACGAGCTGATCTGGGTGAAGACCAACCAGCTGCAGCGAATCATTCGCACCGGCCGCACGGGGCACTGGCTCAACCACGGGAAGGAACATTGTCTCGTACGTATTCGGGGCAAACTGGCCGATTCCAGTTCGCACCAgttaactttgcatttctgaagttaggCATTTGAGTCTTTGCGCACCTGTTCGTACAGGGGTActtgattctgctaagttaTTAATGTGTCAATTGGATAATAATggaatctcaatagcagttttaaccttagcgggtattctgctactaatataagaccaaacATATTCCAGTGACATTCcattggtttgccattggtCTATAATAGGGTAGTCTAATTTACAGTCAAATTGCAATTGTAAGCAATtgcatttgcagacaatatgattcattattgaatcacaaaaaagaatataaacgtttatttaaagaaaaaatagcggaatgccacatatgcttgagtcgtgattggatctcagttggatatgaatcgtatgtcgcttaggtaaaattaacagaatcgAACCTCTGGCTGTCTTCAGATCGCACCAATTcactttgcatttctgaagttaggCATTTGACTCCTTGCACATTTGTTCGCACAGATATTCTCAAGTAGCTTTGTGTGTCAAAATGTAGCTAGTGTTGTCTGTAAGATAGTCAAAAAATGTATTAACTATTGCGCATGTTTGAGCAACATACGGCTAACTTCAGAAAAGCAAAGTAACGTGGCGCGAACTAAACGATCTGTTTTTCTAAGTGCCGTAATTTTGGCggctgaattttttttttatctaaactcTATTTTAAACGTTTTCAGGTGGGTATGAAAGGCAGCCCGGAAAACTTGAACCGTGGCCTGGACTGTGACGTCATCGTGGCCGAAGTTCGCGCCACCTCGCACAAACCTGATGAGATCTACGGCATTATTGGTGAGAacacatctatactaatattataaagctgaagagtttattttgtttgtttagccttcctcgataaatggactacctaacactgaaagcatttttcaaatcggaccagtagttcctgagattagcgcatacCTCATGAACTACTaaactgaaaaaatctttcagtgttagatagcattGTCGAGAGAACCGATAAACAAATTTTttgataagatattttttaccCAGGTGCACGAACTTGTGTATCAACCaggtttttgaaaataaaaattaacacatAACTTTTCTTGCAGAGAGGCTTAGTCCTGGAACCAGAAAAATAGAACTGTTTGGCAGACCACACAATGTTCAACCTAATTGGTGAGTAAATAATGTGGAGTTTCACTAAACGATTTTTCTAGAATTCcacattgaatgtaaaatataatcCCTTGCGGTCCTTTGCGGCGCGAATTTTGGTCCTTCGGGAAATATGTAGGCACAATCACTTTAGaatttgatttaagtttttaaaaaccATCGTTTAAAAACGACGTCTATCGTCAAACTAAAGtaactcaaaattaaaatccTATTCTCTGGATTTctagataggtacatattttacttttaatttttctttccatctatttttttacttttttaaccCTAACAAATGTACTCACTTCTCTAGGATAACACTCGGTAACCAAGTGGACGGAGTGCGGTTGGTAGACCCGGATTTGATCGGTGCCTTCAAAAAGCGTTACCCGGATGGCAACTGCATGGCACCGCCGCCGCCCGACCCTGGCCTAGCCTAGCTTAGTATTATACTTATTCTAGAACTTTTAAGTCTTATAATATGTTGCAAAAAACTggttaaataagtttaaaaagctTTATAAATATGCTCAGTTTTTTTACTGtctaaggcccaagttcaccgacaactaagggtcggttcatatctaacggaatatgcgtcgcgtattatcggtcgcgtaacgccagaactgacaaatatacggtaaaacattcaatcattcacacataactgatgatgcgttagtgcgtcgatcatacatttacgatacgctcgacgcattttccgtcagatatgaaccgacccataaacgtccgtttttcttaaaacaactgtgtaatttgaaaattgaacgtgaaaattcatattatgtacgtaaacagttgttttaaaaaaactgacgtttacatAACTTGGGCCTAAGCTAAACGGCTATATgccatgtaaataaaattgtaaatatactatgtaaataaaactattgaatatgaaaacgtatttttattacatcCCACATACACGACACAATTTGAGTCAGTTACCGTGATACATCAGGCAGTCCGTCGAGCCTACGGTGACATCGGCCGCGCGGGGCCGTAGAAGCTTCTAGATATTGAGTTTTGCTTTTCTCTACTACCgctgaaataataaacacgagttagttctcgccaaactttatGGCGGGGCGAAACGTCGCGCGACAGCAGCCTGATTTATTTCAGAATCATTGACCATTTTTTTCTTGGGGCAAAATAAAGCATACAGTCAGTACTCGGTAAGAAAATCATAGTCGGATGGTCCTACAAAAAATCAGGCCGATTATATGCCACATAAAAAGTGAGCAGCGGTAGTTCAGCAGCGATTTCGTTAGTACTATAGATGTTATATAGGAATTAAtagcttttaataaatatttaaagtgttcttttaattaaaattgaagctTAAGATTTTTTACTCTACCTATGTCACGTCTGCCAATGAgccaaataaacaaagtttaaaGATATTGcagatttttattgaaataccaAGATCAGCtacagtacctatgtataacgTATTGTTAAACTACAGTAGTGACCTTGTTCGTACCTAAAATCCTTAGGGTAGGTTCTAGGAGCCACGTTTCTTCTAGCGAACGTTCTAGAGTCCACGTTCTTGATGTTAGGCTTCGTGGGCGACAAActgtaagttaaataaatacctatctgTAGTCAAAAAGTtatcttaaaaaacaaaactacttaaaatggcataaaaaataataaaatacctacctatcaaattgtttttactcATCCTCATCACAAATTGGTTTcgcattattatattttatttttggatgcaATAATTTCTCAAAAATTATGCGAGGTCTCTATGTAGGTatggcgttttttttttttttaaacgaaaacATTAGTTACCTaactattttctatatttacctGACTTTCTCGTGAAACACGCCGCTTTTCTCCGCATTAATAGTTTCGCGCAATCTTCTTTGAAACTGTAAAAGCAAAAAGGCAGTAGCAAAAGCAGGCAAGCAATTTAGTAGGGAAATTGCACTAATGCACctatgtagtgtagtgtataAGTATAGGATGCTTATTATACACCCTGCAGTTAATTTCATTacgtctaaccaaggggtattgggttgcccgggtaactgagttgaggtcagatagacagtcgctccttgtacaacaatggtactcagccgcatccggtgagactggaagccgactccaacatagctgggaaaaggcttgggaaaTGATATGtatacagaaaaaaattaccttGATGCTATTGAGCATATCTCCCTGCGTGGCTAGCGGTCTCTCATCGGAGCGCACGGAgggcgcgcggcgcggggcgggcgcGTCGCGGTTGGCGCCCAGCGACGCGGCGCCGAGCGAGCCATCGCGACACATCGACACTAACCAATCAAGACCCAAGTTcataacaacataaacatcgGTATTCTTAAAACGgtaaggcggctggcaggagctggatgcaagaagccgaaaatcgatctcagtggcgtgcacttggagaggcctatgtccagcagtggactgcgataggatgatgatgacgatgattttAAAACAACGGTtctcgtttaatttttaaaataaactgttgttttaagaaaaacggatgtTTTTGTTGTTAGTGGAAAATGGCGTAAGTAAATGAGGGAAAGGAATTTTAATAGTGGGCAAAATCCTCTCCAAATAATTTTCCCTCAAAGTGAACAATTTGAGGCCTCATGCATGAGTACCCTTCAGACTAGTTACTTCAGAGGGAAGTTATTTGATAAGTTTGTAAGGCCAGAAAGGTAACTTAAATTAAAGAatgaacattaaaaacaaaacaattttattatccCTTCTAACTACTACATCACATTAGCTAGATATTGTTAACAATATCGAAAATATTCTAACATTACATACTGAGTAAAGTTttgtttctgaaataaataaattaatgagaaaaataaaatgttattaactAATTTGTATCTCTTGAACTGAAGACGTTTTTCCTCAATTTCATGATGTTTTTGTGGTATAAATATTGTGGAgatcaaaattttattgaaatagcaACCTTTGATATATCAAGAAAAAGAATATTCTCAGAATTATTTCACAAGTAATTCCCTGATATATAACagcaacattttatattcaatttgtccttattaaaataaaaacaattcattaaatatattctattcttGAAACTAatccattttcattaataaaacaagATACATTGAGGTAACAGTAtctatttaactaaaataattattactaagcAGTGTCCTTGACTTTAACGTCTGTCTTAGATGTGGTACTTTCTTCCTTCTCTTTCCTGTCGCTAATTAGTTTTGCGTCTAGTTTGTACAGTTGTTTTCTCATTTGAGCCGGTCCCGCAAACACTGCTGGTGTTTTCTTAGTCTCTGGTATGTAAACTTCATAAGTcttgaaatatttcagtataCTAGCTACATCTTCCTCCTTAAGCTTGTACTCTAAAGCTATCTTTTCAGCCGTCGCTTCTTCAGGATTAGCTTGATGTgaagaaataaagtttatgGCATCGCGAAGAGTTGTACGTCCGTAAGGCACTCTCTCCGGCTCTTTAAAGCCGAAATCGTATTGTTCCGGCATCTTGCGGTCTTGCGGCAGAGGACGCTTGCTCTTACTCTCTGACTGCTTCTCCCTTGTGATATCATCTTCGGGCCTTCCCATTGAGGTTACATAAACATCTTTTAATCTTTTATCGAGCCCCTCATCTTTTCGATTAAGTTTTTCATCTATATCAGGATCTGCCTGCAGAGTGCGCTTTAAATCTTCGATATTATGAGCATAAGTCGGAGCAGGAGTCGGCTTCTCTTTGGAAATCACGCGATGAGCGCGATTTTCAATGTTGAAGGATTTGATCGGTCTCAAAGCTTTGCTCACTATGGCACCCATCTCAGGTGGCAATAGCACAgttttaatcaattaaattagCACAAGTCACTCAGTAAACATCGTTTTAACAGTAAATAATCTGAATTGCATCATAATAAGAGAGGTTATTTTTCCGATTGACAATTGACATTTGATTAGAATGATTAGTCAACCTGacagttctaaattcaaaatagcTTGCCAGCAACAATTCACACGTAAAATGAAACTTTTTGAATGGTATTATGCAAAAAGTTTCAATGAAGACACTActattaattaaactaaaaGCAGCTGCAAGAATAcagaaataaacaaagaaaatcatatattatgtaataaaatctgTGATAATACTTACGTTTTAATCTAGATAAAACATCTTTTAAAGCAGATTTGGACGCATCTTTCACTAAGAACTTCTCTGTGGGTGAAGGTGTGTTCGTCGCCCGTGACTGTTCGTTTAACATACGAACTGGTGGACTGGGACTTCGTCCAAGTCGTCGACGAGGTTGGGGCTGTCCTGTATTTTTAGGTGCTGCAAAGAAGTTTAAAGACAATTGGTCTCCActccaataacaaaaaaaaattacatgacCAAGTATTATACCTGAACTGTAAGATGACGGTGCAATATGCGCCCCGCTGCATAAGCCTGCATTCATGAAAGAGTTATTTTGTGGCCGGCTCATATAATGTGGAGTCACCATAACGGTCGAATTCAACTGCTTTTCACGTTCATTACTATAAATACTACTCCTCATCAGATAATTCTGTAAGCAACGGGACCAtaactttataaattaaattacttttacttattgaacattgtttgataaataaaagtttactGCAGTACTCACTCTAGCATCATTGACGTTCTTTATTACTGGAGCCTGACTTGTACGATAAGTTGTTATAGGAGTGTAAGTTCGAATGCTTTTTGATTcagactcctgaaaaatatttcagaataagATTATTTACACACccgaaaattataagaaatctGTACTATATAAGCTGAAGatatttcttgtttattaaGTGAACGCACTAATTTCATGAACACAATgggtcaatttgaaaaaaattctAGTTAGACCATTTACCGAAGAAAGGAAatgtactttttatctgggtgcgatAAGCCTTCATAGGAAGGAAACAGCAATCAAGAAGTAATggcattaaatattaatgaagtaattttttaatgaaatatttacccTAACGCTAGATTTGAGACTTTCTCTTGGCGTCGGTGACCGTATTGTAGAGGATCTTGTATTTGGGCGACCAGCTTTAGGATCGCCCGCACCACTACTGCGACGCGATATGTTATTGATTGAGTCATATGGGTCTCTACagcaattacattaaaatattaattaggttGTCAATAGGTATTCACATTATGGTATTGTGTGAAAAGCATCAGTTTTTATGACTATAGCGTAAAACGTGTCGCCATACTTATAAAAACAAGTAACATTCATAAGAGATCACTTCAAATGACTTTTCCGTATTTCGGGTAATGGGACTACTGTTTCCTTACCCTCTATACATCATCTTTTGATGACTACTGTCCATACTATGTGTTTTCACGCGCCAATCACATTCCTTCTCCGTCGCCTTGTTAAAAGCTAGAAtggaacaaaattaatatatgaTTAGGGATAACTTGTGTGTCATAATGACGGCTTATCGTACCATGAAGAATTACGAACCCCATCAACAAAAGCGCACAAGCCTGTCCCGTTACATGTTTCTGGAGCATAACTTGCGCAACGCACCGCCATCATCCACAAACTTTCGTTAATTCTTTTGAAGCAAGTTTGACAACACAGGTATTTTTTCCACCATGGGACTTTAGCTGAATGGCAATCACTTTCGTCATATTCTTCACAAAACAAGTTACTTCTTATGATACAGCCTTTCACTTGGGCCACTGCTGTTGTGGGGATCACAGTCAAGTCACATGAAGTTATAAACA
The DNA window shown above is from Helicoverpa armigera isolate CAAS_96S chromosome 25, ASM3070526v1, whole genome shotgun sequence and carries:
- the LOC110382057 gene encoding protein NDUFAF4 homolog translates to MGAIVSKALRPIKSFNIENRAHRVISKEKPTPAPTYAHNIEDLKRTLQADPDIDEKLNRKDEGLDKRLKDVYVTSMGRPEDDITREKQSESKSKRPLPQDRKMPEQYDFGFKEPERVPYGRTTLRDAINFISSHQANPEEATAEKIALEYKLKEEDVASILKYFKTYEVYIPETKKTPAVFAGPAQMRKQLYKLDAKLISDRKEKEESTTSKTDVKVKDTA